In a genomic window of Salegentibacter salegens:
- a CDS encoding inorganic diphosphatase, with the protein MKIFRFRICLGLLLIFSACKTSKDLGKLPTKTIDGNYRAVIEIPAGTNKKIEYHKTKKKFLIDQRDGKDRIINFLPYPGNYGFIPSTFSDPKQGGDSDAVDVLVLGESQKTGSIIEIIPIAVVKLIDENELDYKIIAIPAELKNQIISVENYKTFTSNYPEVIKILESWFTYYDKSQVLEIKGWGDETEAISEIEKWTPKP; encoded by the coding sequence ATGAAAATTTTCCGCTTTAGGATTTGTTTGGGATTACTTCTCATTTTTTCTGCCTGTAAAACCTCAAAAGATTTAGGAAAATTACCAACCAAAACCATTGATGGAAATTACCGGGCAGTAATTGAAATTCCGGCAGGAACCAATAAAAAAATTGAATATCATAAAACCAAAAAGAAGTTTTTAATAGACCAAAGAGATGGTAAAGATCGTATTATAAACTTTCTCCCTTATCCCGGGAATTATGGATTTATTCCTTCAACATTTTCTGATCCCAAACAAGGCGGTGATAGTGATGCGGTAGATGTGTTAGTGCTGGGTGAAAGTCAAAAAACTGGCAGCATCATAGAAATTATCCCTATTGCAGTGGTTAAATTAATAGACGAGAATGAACTTGATTATAAGATAATTGCTATTCCTGCGGAATTAAAGAATCAAATTATTAGCGTTGAAAATTATAAAACTTTCACTTCAAATTATCCTGAAGTAATTAAAATCCTGGAAAGCTGGTTTACTTATTATGATAAATCTCAGGTTTTAGAAATTAAAGGTTGGGGTGATGAAACTGAAGCAATTTCAGAAATAGAAAAATGGACTCCAAAACCATAG
- a CDS encoding helicase HerA-like domain-containing protein has translation MDKTQEFVNHIRNAYQPKGDYIHLGAAMLNGETFADAAVKIPLKTMNRHGLIAGATGTGKSKTLQILAENLSQKGVPVLLMDVKGDLSGIAKPSSGEEFLHERHKKIGFPFEVSKSPVEFLTISEQDGVRLRATVSEFGPILLSRILDVTPTQEGILAIIFKYCDDHQLPLLDLKDLKKMLQYVTNEGRETIENEYGRISSASTGAILRKIVALEQQGAERFFGERSFEVTDLTRKDENGHGYVNIMRLTDIQGKPKLFSTFMLSLLAEIYTTFPEEGDSDKPKLVLFIDEAHLIFKEASGALRDQIESIVKLIRSKGVGIYFVTQNPTDVPAEVLGQLGLKIQHALRAFTAKDRKAIKLSAENYPISEYYDTKNQLTSLGIGEALVSALDEKGRPSALAATMLRAPMSRMDVLTNTELEELILQSKLRPKYNEEIDRESAYELLNKKIEEAEAKEAREKSTAEALEREKASSKTARKTTSKTQGAVIKVLTSATFIRGVMGVLNKLLK, from the coding sequence GTGGATAAGACACAAGAATTTGTAAATCATATTCGCAATGCCTACCAACCCAAAGGAGATTATATTCATTTGGGTGCGGCAATGCTAAACGGTGAAACTTTTGCTGATGCGGCGGTTAAAATTCCGCTAAAAACCATGAACCGCCACGGCTTGATCGCCGGAGCAACAGGAACAGGAAAATCGAAAACACTGCAAATTCTTGCTGAAAACCTTTCGCAAAAAGGTGTCCCGGTTTTATTAATGGATGTAAAAGGAGATCTTAGTGGGATCGCAAAACCCTCGTCTGGAGAAGAATTTCTTCACGAAAGACATAAAAAAATTGGTTTCCCATTTGAAGTTTCAAAATCACCGGTTGAATTTCTTACAATTTCAGAGCAGGATGGCGTTCGTTTAAGGGCCACAGTAAGTGAATTTGGCCCTATTCTTTTATCACGAATTTTAGATGTTACCCCAACCCAGGAAGGGATTCTCGCCATCATCTTTAAATACTGCGACGATCATCAATTGCCGTTATTGGATCTTAAAGATCTTAAAAAAATGCTTCAGTATGTTACAAATGAAGGTAGGGAAACTATAGAAAATGAATACGGAAGAATTTCCAGCGCATCAACAGGAGCTATTTTAAGAAAAATTGTAGCACTGGAGCAGCAAGGGGCAGAACGCTTCTTTGGTGAACGCTCTTTTGAAGTAACCGATCTTACAAGAAAAGATGAAAATGGCCACGGTTATGTAAATATAATGCGGCTTACCGATATTCAGGGTAAACCGAAGTTATTTTCAACTTTTATGCTGAGTTTACTCGCAGAAATTTACACCACTTTTCCCGAAGAAGGCGATAGCGACAAACCTAAGCTCGTTTTATTTATAGATGAAGCTCACCTTATTTTTAAGGAAGCTTCAGGTGCATTGAGGGATCAAATTGAAAGTATTGTAAAGTTAATTAGATCTAAAGGCGTGGGAATTTATTTTGTGACCCAAAATCCCACCGATGTTCCTGCAGAAGTATTAGGCCAGCTTGGTTTAAAAATTCAGCATGCTTTAAGAGCATTTACTGCCAAAGACCGAAAAGCCATAAAATTATCGGCTGAAAATTATCCGATTTCCGAATATTACGATACCAAAAACCAGCTTACCTCGTTAGGTATTGGTGAAGCGCTCGTTTCGGCATTAGACGAGAAAGGACGACCTTCTGCCCTGGCTGCTACAATGCTAAGAGCACCAATGAGCAGGATGGATGTTTTAACCAATACCGAACTTGAAGAACTTATTTTACAATCTAAACTACGGCCAAAATATAACGAAGAAATTGATCGTGAGAGCGCTTATGAACTTCTGAATAAAAAAATAGAGGAAGCCGAAGCAAAAGAAGCCAGGGAAAAGTCAACTGCTGAAGCTTTAGAACGTGAAAAGGCCAGTAGTAAAACAGCCAGAAAGACGACCAGCAAAACCCAGGGAGCAGTAATTAAAGTGCTTACCAGTGCTACTTTTATAAGAGGCGTAATGGGCGTGCTCAACAAATTATTAAAATAA
- a CDS encoding S66 peptidase family protein, producing the protein MQRRKFIQNIGIGSLAFPLANFTEIDKIAPANNSVIIPQGLKEGDTVGVVSPSSAIFETEPYEIAKESLEAMGLKVKFGKFVKSSYGHLAGTDKERAGELNNMFRDHSIKAIMALRGGSGAARILDKLDYEAIKNNPKIFIGYSDITALHLAIYEKTGLVTYHGPLAVSTWNSFSFDHFKRLLFDKEKITFTNPEDKGDNLVQTKNRIRTIQPGEATGRLIGGNLSVLTGIMGSEYFPTNWENNILYLEDVGEQIYAVDRMMSQLQLGGVLNKISGFVFGKCTSCNPGGSGYGSLTMEEVMDHYIKPLHIPAFSGAMIGHIDDNITVPNGLKAKINATKGNIELLENPVK; encoded by the coding sequence ATGCAACGTAGAAAATTCATTCAAAATATAGGAATTGGAAGTTTAGCTTTTCCGCTGGCAAATTTTACTGAAATTGATAAAATCGCCCCAGCAAATAATTCGGTTATAATTCCGCAGGGATTAAAAGAAGGCGATACGGTTGGTGTGGTGAGCCCTTCCAGCGCGATTTTTGAAACCGAACCTTACGAAATTGCTAAAGAAAGCCTGGAGGCTATGGGCTTAAAAGTGAAATTCGGCAAGTTCGTAAAAAGTAGCTACGGGCACCTCGCAGGAACCGATAAAGAGCGTGCCGGGGAACTCAACAATATGTTTCGCGACCATTCTATAAAAGCGATAATGGCGCTTCGTGGTGGATCTGGTGCGGCGAGAATCCTGGACAAATTAGATTACGAAGCTATAAAAAACAATCCAAAAATTTTTATAGGCTATAGCGATATTACTGCACTACACCTGGCTATTTACGAAAAAACAGGCCTGGTAACTTACCACGGACCATTGGCGGTTTCTACCTGGAATTCTTTCAGTTTTGATCATTTTAAGCGTTTGTTATTCGATAAAGAGAAAATCACTTTTACCAATCCTGAGGATAAAGGTGACAATCTTGTGCAAACTAAAAATCGAATTAGAACTATTCAACCCGGCGAGGCTACCGGCCGACTTATAGGCGGAAATCTTTCGGTACTTACGGGCATTATGGGATCAGAATATTTTCCTACAAACTGGGAAAATAATATCCTGTATTTAGAAGATGTAGGCGAACAAATTTATGCCGTAGACCGTATGATGAGTCAGTTGCAATTGGGTGGAGTTTTGAATAAAATTAGCGGATTTGTTTTCGGCAAATGCACCAGCTGCAATCCCGGTGGCTCTGGTTATGGATCCCTAACCATGGAAGAAGTAATGGATCATTATATAAAACCTTTACATATTCCTGCTTTTTCTGGAGCGATGATTGGCCATATAGACGATAACATTACCGTTCCTAATGGATTGAAAGCGAAGATAAACGCTACAAAGGGAAACATAGAACTTTTAGAAAATCCAGTGAAATAA
- the dacB gene encoding D-alanyl-D-alanine carboxypeptidase/D-alanyl-D-alanine endopeptidase, which translates to MKIYPTFKLLLKNSVFFLIIIALASCSTTRKISKPLDKIFTQSPVFEQGFAGFMLVDPEKDKTIYSHNADKYFTPASNTKLFTFYAGLKILGDSIPALKYSIKNDTLYFKATGDPSFLNENLPKSSIFEFLKNNSHHLVYVEPSYIEKHQGPGWAWDDYNAYYSAERTAFPIYGNMVGFKFKKNEEFPVVSPSIFKDSLISSKESFVSTRLRRDLGKNSFQFNNQKKQSEFSQSVPFKYSSEILLKLLNDTLQKPISLVQNSEINKNLDNTRYSIPSDSVYKEMLKVSDNFIAEQILIMAAGKISDTLKSNIAIDYMKENHLKDLPDEPMWYDGSGLSRYNLFTPRSIVKLLKKIRAEVPEKELLDMLPTGGHSGTIKNYYKADEPYVFAKTGTLKNNHSLSGYLKTKSGKILIFSFMNSNYTVPTTVLKAEMEKVLLNIRDNY; encoded by the coding sequence GTGAAAATCTACCCGACTTTTAAATTATTACTGAAAAACTCCGTTTTTTTCTTAATTATAATTGCGCTTGCTTCGTGTTCAACTACACGCAAAATCAGCAAGCCCTTAGATAAAATTTTTACTCAATCCCCGGTTTTTGAACAGGGATTTGCAGGATTTATGCTTGTAGATCCCGAAAAAGACAAAACTATTTATAGCCATAATGCCGATAAATATTTCACCCCGGCCTCCAATACCAAACTATTTACATTCTATGCAGGCCTAAAAATATTAGGTGATTCTATTCCTGCGCTTAAATATTCTATTAAAAACGATACGCTTTATTTTAAAGCCACAGGAGACCCATCATTTCTAAATGAAAATTTACCAAAATCATCAATTTTTGAATTTTTAAAAAACAACTCACATCATTTAGTTTATGTAGAACCATCCTATATAGAGAAACACCAGGGACCGGGTTGGGCCTGGGACGATTATAACGCCTATTATTCAGCTGAGCGGACTGCCTTTCCTATTTATGGCAATATGGTAGGATTTAAGTTTAAAAAAAATGAGGAGTTCCCCGTGGTTTCTCCTTCAATTTTTAAAGATTCACTGATAAGTTCTAAAGAAAGCTTCGTTTCAACCCGGCTTAGGCGTGATTTAGGTAAGAATAGTTTTCAATTTAATAATCAAAAAAAGCAATCGGAGTTTTCACAATCTGTACCCTTTAAATATTCTTCGGAAATTCTCCTGAAACTTCTAAATGATACCCTACAAAAACCTATTAGCCTGGTTCAAAATTCAGAAATAAATAAAAATCTGGACAATACACGCTACAGTATTCCCAGTGATAGTGTATATAAAGAAATGCTGAAAGTAAGCGATAATTTTATTGCTGAACAGATTCTAATAATGGCGGCCGGGAAAATTTCAGACACTTTAAAATCTAATATTGCAATAGATTATATGAAGGAAAATCATTTGAAAGACCTGCCCGATGAACCTATGTGGTACGACGGCTCCGGGCTTTCACGCTATAATCTTTTTACGCCCCGAAGCATCGTTAAATTGCTCAAGAAAATTAGAGCTGAAGTACCTGAAAAAGAACTACTGGATATGCTGCCTACCGGTGGACATTCAGGAACAATAAAAAATTATTACAAAGCAGATGAGCCGTATGTTTTTGCCAAAACGGGGACTTTAAAAAACAATCACAGCCTTAGCGGATACCTAAAAACCAAAAGCGGAAAAATTCTCATTTTCAGTTTTATGAATAGTAATTACACCGTCCCGACCACGGTTTTAAAAGCCGAAATGGAAAAAGTACTGCTCAACATTCGTGATAATTACTAA